The following coding sequences lie in one Musa acuminata AAA Group cultivar baxijiao chromosome BXJ3-1, Cavendish_Baxijiao_AAA, whole genome shotgun sequence genomic window:
- the LOC135628250 gene encoding transcription factor BHLH3-like codes for MELDEHGFLEELMSLRRDAWDSFPAAMGEFFSCDGSLDCFQQTPGLVPPSFTAFDAGVAMPVEPNYDFLSEVYCPLGGVYSATAAAPEIQSSSVRSTLDDGDHGQSACKVEMGQSAEASVMFGPGGDVERKKKKKLEGMPSKNLMAERRRRKRLNDRLSMLRSVVPKISKMDRTSILGDTIDYMKELLERIKHLQEEIEVGPEQANLLSIIKELNSDEVLVRNSPKFDVERRENDTRIEICCAAKSGLLLSTVNTLEALGMEIQQCVISCFNDFGMQASCSELDMDPRTVVSAEDIKQALFRNAGYGGRCL; via the exons ATGGAGCTCGACGAGCATGGCTTCTTGGAGGAGCTTATGTCCCTGAGGAGAGACGCGTGGGACTCGTTTCCGGCTGCAATGGGGGAGTTCTTCTCGTGCGACGGGAGCTTAGACTGCTTCCAGCAGACCCCTGGGTTGGTCCCTCCCAGTTTCACGGCATTCGACGCCGGCGTCGCCATGCCGGTGGAGCCTAATTACGACTTCTTGAGCGAAGTGTACTGTCCGCTCGGCGGCGTCTACTCGGCGACTGCGGCGGCGCCGGAGATCCAGTCCTCGTCGGTGCGGTCGACGCTGGATGACGGTGACCATGGGCAGAGTGCTTGCAAAGTGGAGATGGGCCAGTCTGCGGAGGCGTCGGTGATGTTTGGACCGGGTGGCGAtgtggagaggaagaagaagaagaagctggaaGGCATGCCTTCCAAGAATCTAATGGCGGAGCGGCGGCGGAGGAAAAGGCTCAATGACAGGCTCTCTATGCTGAGATCCGTCGTTCCAAAGATCAGCAAG ATGGACAGGACGTCCATTCTCGGGGACACCATCGATTACATGAAGGAGCTCCTGGAGAGGATCAAGCACCTGCAGGAGGAGATCGAGGTCGGCCCGGAGCAGGCGAATCTGTTGAGCATCATCAAGGAGTTGAACTCCGATGAGGTGTTGGTGAGGAACTCCCCCAAG TTCGACGTGGAGAGAAGGGAGAACGACACTCGAATAGAGATCTGCTGCGCGGCCAAGTCCGGTCTGCTGCTTTCCACGGTGAACACCCTGGAGGCGCTGGGGATGGAGATCCAACAATGCGTCATCAGCTGCTTCAACGACTTCGGCATGCAGGCCTCTTGCTCCGAGCTG GACATGGATCCGAGGACGGTGGTGAGCGCCGAGGACATAAAGCAAGCACTGTTCAGGAACGCAGGATACGGAGGGAGGTGTTTGTAA